In Pithys albifrons albifrons isolate INPA30051 chromosome 6, PitAlb_v1, whole genome shotgun sequence, a single genomic region encodes these proteins:
- the ZDHHC22 gene encoding palmitoyltransferase ZDHHC22, with translation MLVLRLLNVVAPAYFLCISLVTFVLQIFLFIPSMFRDPSTTLLLSPALLHGALFLFLSANALGNYVLVIQSSPEDLGKDLNLGKGAEVVDWLDGSRSPGSALPSTHFCRLCARVTQRHDHHCFFTGNCIGSRNMRNFIMFCLYTSLACLDSLVAGMAYISATLSMSFVDPLAFLTLLPHSISQFFSGALLSSEMFVILMLYLWLGIGLACAGFCCHQMLLILRGQTRYQVRKGMVVRARPWRENLQEIFGKRWLLGLLIPVLNVESDCSRQKGK, from the exons ATGCTAGTTCTCAGGTTGCTCAATGTTGTGGCTCCAGCCTACTTCTTGTGCATCTCCCTAGTGACCTTCGTCCtccagatttttctcttcatccCCAGCATGTTCAGAGACCCTTCCACTACCCTacttctttctcctgctctgctgcatggggccctcttcctcttcctctcagctAATGCCCTGGGCAACTACGTCCTTGTGATCCAGAGCTCCCCCGAGGACTTGGGCAAGGACTTAAACTTGGGCAAAGGAGCCGAAGTGGTGGACTGGCTGGATGGAAGCAGGTCCCCTGGCTCAGCCTTGCCCAGCACTCACTTCTGTAGACTGTGTGCCAGAGTCACCCAGAGGCATGACCACCACTGTTTCTTCACAGGGAACTGCATCGGGAGCAGGAACATGCGAAACTTCATCATGTTCTGCCTCTACACCTCCCTGGCTTGCCTTGACTCTCTAGTGGCAGGCATGGCTTACATTTCTGCGACGCTCTCCATGTCCTTTGTGGACCCACTGGCCTTCCTCACTCTTCTGCCTCactccatcagccagttcttcTCAG GAGCTCTCCTTAGCTCTGAGATGTTTGTCATCCTCATGCTCTACCTCTGGCTTGGGATCGGACTGGCCTGTGCTGGCTTCTGCTGCCACCAGATGCTGCTGATCCTGCGTGGGCAGACTCGGTACCAGGTGCGGAAAGGGATGGTGGTAAGAGCACGGCCCTGGAGGGAGAACTTGCAAGAGATCTTTGGCAAGAGGTGGCTGCTAGGACTTCTCATCCCCGTGCTGAATGTGGAAAGTGACTGCAGtaggcagaaaggaaaataa